The following proteins are co-located in the Anas platyrhynchos isolate ZD024472 breed Pekin duck chromosome 1, IASCAAS_PekinDuck_T2T, whole genome shotgun sequence genome:
- the LOC140001465 gene encoding uncharacterized protein: MAILLVRLLSVMGLLQLTLKVGDQPDKATQELIEKREVMLQEEMQVLLQEIEKGTKPQTRNSTVFLFLAMCHHWQFWALSEAFLALFGMYWLPKNIKDDTDGDSEPWSSSSEDGDGGEEEQEVEEELREEEEEQEEINLNDQHDPELLVSLLRKSLLPKLLMMQSIMEEVAGENSASANAIQRTIFMRELQAEVGLFVTMFENNLPVSSLTCSSAKVHGSPRIFKLPPKNTFED, translated from the coding sequence ATGGCTATTCTTCTCGTCCGCCTCCTGTCAGTGATGGGCCTCCTGCAGCTCACACTCAAGGTTGGGGACCAGCCTGACAAGGCCACCCAAGAGCTTATAGAGAAAAGAGAAGtgatgctgcaggaggagatgcaggtgctgctgcaggagattGAGAAGGGAACCAAACCCCAGACCAGAAACAGCACGGTGTTCCTGTTCCTCGCCATGTGCCACCACTGGCAGTTCTGGGCACTTTCGGAAGCTTTTCTGGCTCTTTTTGGCATGTACTGGCTGCCCAAGAACATCAAAGATGACACCGATGGTGATTCTGAGCCATGGAGCTCAAGCAGTGAGGATGGCGATGGAGGAGAAGAGGAACAAGAAGTTGAGGAGGAGttgagggaggaagaggaggaacaggaagaaataaacTTGAATGACCAACATGATCCAGAACTGCTCGTGAGCCTGCTCAGGAAGTCTCTGCTGCCAAAGCTGCTTATGATGCAGAGCATTATGGAAGAGGTGGCAGGGGAGAACTCTGCATCAGCGAACGCCATTCAGAGAACCATTTTCATgagagagctgcaggcagaggtggGGTTGTTTGTGACAATGTTTGAGAACAACCTGCCTGTTTCATCCCTCACTTGCTCCAGTGCCAAAGTTCATGGTTCTCCTCGTATCTTCAAGCTTCCACCGAAGAATACATTTGAAGATTAG